Proteins from a genomic interval of Quercus robur chromosome 9, dhQueRobu3.1, whole genome shotgun sequence:
- the LOC126698228 gene encoding uncharacterized protein LOC126698228, whose translation MSIICGLPLLECVYCLACARWAWKRCLHTAGHDSETWGLATPEEFEPVPRLCRYILSVYEDDLRHPLWEPSGGYGISPDLLVLKKTYEDTKGKAPPYILYLDHDHADIVLAIRGLNLAKESDYALLLDNKLGERKFDGGYVHNGLLKAAVCILDAECEVLKQLVEEYPNYTLTFTGHSLGSGVATLLTMVVVQNQDKLGNIERKRVRCYAMAPARCISLNLAVRYADVINSVVLQDDFLPRTATPLEDIFKSLFCLPCLLCLRCMRDTCIPEEKMLKDPRRLYAPGRLYHIVERKPCRMGRYPPVVRTAVPVDGRFEHIVLSCNATSDHAIIWIEREAQRALDLMLEKYQTMEIPAKQRMERQETLAREHSEEYKAALQRAVTLSVPHAYNPSQYGTFDALEEGEHSDRSVGESSTGSSQKTKKIESWDEIIEHLFDKGESGHIVHKKSHRED comes from the exons ATGTCAATCATATGCGGCCTCCCTCTCCTTGAGTGCGTTTACTGTCTGGCATGTGCCCGCTGGGCTTGGAAACGATGTCTCCACACTGCAGGACATGACAGTGAGACTTGGGGCCTTGCCACACCTGAAGAATTTGAGCCTGTCCCTCGTCTTTGTCGCTATATTCTATCTGTGTACGAAGATGATCTGAGGCACCCCCTTTGGGAACCATCAGGTGGATATGGAATCAGCCCAGATTTGTTAGTTCTGAAAAAAACTTATGAAGATACCAAAGGAAAGGCCCCTCCCTATATATTATATCTTGATCATGATCATGCTGATATAGTTCTTGCCATTAGGGGCTTAAATTTGGCAAAGGAAAGTGACTACGCACTTCTATTGGATAATAAGTTGGGGGAGAGGAAGTTTGATGGTGGGTATGTTCACAATGGGCTATTGAAGGCTGCTGTATGCATTTTGGATGCAGAGTGTGAGGTTTTGAAGCAGTTGGTGGAAGAGTATCCAAATTATACTTTAACTTTCACAGGGCATTCTCTTGGATCAGGTGTGGCGACACTGTTGACAATGGTGGTGGTGCAGAATCAGGATAAATTGGGAAACATTGAAAGGAAGAGGGTCAGGTGCTATGCTATGGCACCTGCCAGGTGTATTTCACTAAATTTGGCAGTTAGATATGCAGATGTCATCAATTCTGTTGTGTTACAG GATGACTTCTTACCACGGACAGCCACACCATTGGAAGACATTTTCAAGTCACTTTTCTG TTTGCCATGCCTTTTATGCTTAAGATGCATGAGGGATACCTGTATACCTGAGGAAAAAATGCTCAAAGATCCAAGGAGGCTGTATGCACCTGGTCGCCTCTACCACATTGTTGAGAGAAAGCCTTGCAG GATGGGAAGATATCCCCCAGTTGTGAGGACAGCAGTACCAGTAGATGGGAGGTTTGAGCACATAGTTCTTTCTTGTAATGCCACTTCTGACCATGCCATCATTTGGATAGAGAGAGAAGCTCAAAGGGCACTGGAT TTAATGCTAGAGAAATATCAGACCATGGAAATTCCAGCAAAGCAAAGAATGGAGCGGCAGGAGACCTTAGCTAGAGAACACTCTGAAGAGTACAAGGCTGCACTACAAAGGGCTGTAACACTGTCCGTGCCACACGCTTATAATCCTTCACAGTATGGAACTTTTGATGCGCTGGAGGAAGGGGAGCATTCAGACAGATCAGTTGGTGAATCTTCTACAGGGTCATCCCAGAAAACGAAGAAGATAGAAAGCTGGGATGAAATCATTGAGCATCTCTTTGACAAGGGCGAGTCAGGTCACATTGTGCACAAGAAATCACATAGGGAAgattga
- the LOC126699643 gene encoding probable prolyl 4-hydroxylase 12: MASLLSILLLLLLAFTSSFQGLLAESRKELKDKEASQETFIQLGHSVHSNRIDPSRVVQLSWQPRVFLYKGFLSDEECDHLITLAHGMKENGLGNDDNSGHVGTDRLLKSSEIPLDMEDDVVSRIEERISAWTFLPKENSRPLQIMRYGLEKVDKNYDYLGNKSTLELTKPLMAIVVLYLSNVTRGGEILFPDSEVKSKIWSGCTKSSNILRPIKGNAILFFTIHPNASPDKSSSHARCPIVEGEMWHATKFFHIGSIRGEKLSLKTDGTDCTDEEESCPKWAAIGECQRNPVYMIGSPDYYGTCRKSCNAC, encoded by the exons ATGGCGTCCCTTCTctcaattcttcttcttcttcttctggcgTTTACATCCTCTTTCCAGGGCCTTTTAGCAGAAAG CCGAAAGGAATTAAAGGATAAGGAGGCCAGCCAGGAAACTTTCATACAATTGGGGCACTCTGTTCATTCCAACAGAATTGACCCGTCACGGGTTGTCCAACTCTCTTGGCAACCAAG GGTTTTCTTATACAAGGGCTTTCTGTCGGATGAGGAATGTGACCACCTTATTACTTTG GCACATGGAATGAAGGAAAATGGTTTGGGAAATGATGACAATTCAGGGCATGTTGGCACAGACAGGCTGCTTAAAAGTTCAGAAATTCCTTTAGACATGGAA GATGACGTAGTTTCAAGGATTGAGGAAAGAATTTCAGCTTGGACTTTCCTTCCCAAAG AGAACAGCAGGCCATTACAGATTATGCGTTATGGGCTTGAGAAGGTTGACAAGAACTACGATTATCTTGGTAATAAATCCACGCTGGAACTAACCAAGCCTTTGATGGCAATAGTTGTTTTGTATCTCTCAAATGTCACTCGGGGTGGTGAGATTCTCTTTCCTGATTCAGAG GTGAAGAGTAAGATTTGGTCCGGTTGTACAAAGAGTAGTAACATTCTGAGACCTATTAAAGGGAATGCTATTCTGTTCTTCACTATCCATCCAAATGCATCTCCTGATAAGAGTAGCTCCCATGCTAGATGCCCTATTGTTGAGGGGGAAATGTGGCATGCCACCAAATTCTTCCACATAGGATCCATCAGAGGGGAAAAATTATCATTGAAAACAGATGGCACTGATTGCacagatgaagaagaaagttgTCCCAAGTGGGCTGCCATTGGGGAATGCCAAAGAAATCCTGTATACATGATTGGTTCTCCTGATTATTATGGGACATGTAGGAAGAGTTGTAATGCATGCTGA